Proteins found in one Nocardia brasiliensis ATCC 700358 genomic segment:
- a CDS encoding response regulator transcription factor, which produces MIRLLLADDQALVRGALAALLGLESDLEVVGEVGRGDEVLEAVGRANPDVVLLDVEMPGMDGIAVAAQIHAAHPGVRILMVTTFGRPGYLRRAIDAGADGFVVKDTPARELADAVRRVQLGLRVVDPALAAETLTAGTSPLTEREREVLAAAADGATAGAIAKKLHLSEGTVRNHLSAAIGKTGSTTRAEAVRAAERLGWL; this is translated from the coding sequence ATGATCCGGCTGCTACTGGCCGACGACCAGGCGCTGGTTCGCGGCGCACTCGCCGCGCTGCTCGGACTGGAGTCCGACCTGGAGGTGGTCGGCGAGGTGGGGCGCGGTGACGAGGTGCTCGAGGCCGTCGGCCGCGCGAATCCCGATGTGGTGCTGCTGGATGTGGAGATGCCGGGCATGGACGGGATCGCCGTGGCGGCGCAGATCCATGCCGCACACCCCGGCGTGCGGATTCTCATGGTGACGACCTTCGGCAGGCCCGGTTATCTGCGTCGCGCGATCGACGCGGGCGCCGACGGCTTCGTCGTGAAGGACACTCCGGCAAGGGAACTCGCCGATGCCGTGCGCCGGGTGCAGTTGGGTCTGCGAGTGGTGGATCCGGCGCTCGCGGCCGAAACGCTCACGGCGGGTACGTCGCCGCTCACCGAACGGGAGCGCGAAGTCCTCGCCGCCGCGGCCGACGGGGCCACGGCGGGGGCCATCGCGAAGAAGCTGCATCTGTCCGAAGGCACGGTCCGCAACCATCTTTCGGCCGCCATCGGCAAGACCGGCAGCACCACCCGCGCCGAAGCCGTCCGCGCCGCCGAGCGACTCGGCTGGCTCTGA
- a CDS encoding YggT family protein, whose translation MSLIGTLLGIVLTVFILLMLARLVLDWIGVLGNSPAWSGKARDVTHAATEPVIAPVRKVLPPIRAGGLSIDLAFTAVFIVALILRAVAFSL comes from the coding sequence ATGAGTCTCATCGGGACGCTGCTCGGAATCGTCTTGACGGTGTTCATTCTGCTGATGCTGGCCCGGCTCGTGCTGGACTGGATCGGCGTGCTCGGCAACAGCCCGGCGTGGTCGGGTAAGGCGCGTGACGTCACGCACGCGGCGACCGAGCCGGTGATCGCGCCGGTGCGCAAGGTGTTGCCGCCGATCCGCGCGGGCGGGTTGTCGATCGACCTGGCCTTTACCGCGGTGTTCATCGTCGCGCTGATTCTGCGCGCGGTCGCGTTCAGCCTCTGA
- a CDS encoding TetR/AcrR family transcriptional regulator, whose amino-acid sequence MPKVSEEHLERRRQQILDAARLCFARRGFHETSMQDVFTESGLSAGAVYRYFKSKDELIAALAGQTSVGLRAVMGELIHADPLPTPDRLVGAIAENMIAQSGPDGPLRLAPQAWALALVHPEAAVYVKEAIMGIRDRMYEYTELMRDAGWLPDDADLHAVAVAIMGILPGFMLQHLIIGDVDPETLARGVRTLLPYGSTTSPAQA is encoded by the coding sequence ATGCCCAAGGTCAGCGAAGAACACCTGGAACGTCGCAGGCAGCAGATCCTGGACGCCGCGCGGCTGTGTTTCGCGCGCAGAGGTTTCCACGAAACCTCCATGCAGGATGTCTTCACGGAATCGGGCCTGTCGGCCGGTGCCGTCTACCGCTATTTCAAGAGCAAGGACGAGCTCATCGCGGCGCTGGCCGGGCAGACCTCGGTCGGCCTGCGCGCGGTGATGGGCGAGTTGATCCACGCCGATCCCCTGCCGACACCGGACCGTCTGGTCGGCGCGATCGCCGAGAACATGATCGCGCAGAGCGGCCCCGACGGACCGCTCCGTTTAGCCCCGCAGGCGTGGGCGCTGGCACTCGTGCACCCCGAGGCCGCGGTGTACGTCAAGGAGGCGATCATGGGCATCCGTGACCGCATGTACGAGTACACCGAGCTGATGCGCGACGCGGGCTGGCTTCCCGACGATGCCGACCTGCACGCGGTGGCCGTCGCCATCATGGGAATTCTCCCCGGATTCATGTTGCAGCACTTGATCATCGGCGATGTCGATCCGGAGACGCTGGCGCGCGGCGTCCGCACACTGCTCCCCTACGGCAGCACCACGAGCCCGGCGCAGGCCTGA
- a CDS encoding tetratricopeptide repeat protein codes for MGGRLALVIGSECAVLPRLSFPKQLAWDLYSSLSERGAWQPATSYDGPIVDPTATELLSAMDEAFRSASTRQATLLISFVGHGRATGASDFYLLAVDTPEDVNLHNAFHLPQEIRERLNRASLDGLIVLVDACETGQAFTGAATRWFDRIDQATGRVELLVAADDGSAYGGCFTRTMVQTFATGLDLGGANLLPSDLRSPIATTCIGQHPSHLGAAFGGDAGLWLVPNVARHRDAVAGRRAAGLVDQLTRGVVLTATLRRRLEDVVNARGWRLRAVVGSAGCGKSTLMSLLVRPDLVGDLDDQSPRSITAAVFLDVSSSLESFVDELATQLTDRVAGFAAAREEVERAYLGRSGPDIDQFALTVTQPLSGLREKHRITIVVDGLDQPRPGTREFVVAAVAELTTRADLRNVHVITGIREGAGIEHTAALGHMCRIDLQPPTARDIAGVIGRGRAEFAQAPWAEWIGDAWHRLAAQAPAGGWLLARLLAEIVYHRGGDTDVLEAVGLTGLIERRVAAVLQGAEEDSATLPVLGVLTAAGAGTVLPIELLRAALADRHIALSEARIRDRVVALGALIARGRPGVAEESLGIAHSAFVAPLMDVLRENGFDLRDGHRAIAAALAGITSVQATEYANGSAVRHYLAYGDSAAALRYLESLDTGRASDNRDRWAAWLPAFHESADPLDVLRARYNLAWWRGESGDKQAAVEDYERLLADRRVALGDDHPETLDTRDNLAWWHGKNCEIAHAVAEYRVLLRDRLRVLGSDDVATLRARGNLSYWRGRGGDFAGAIADTEALLHDRVRVLGRDDPDTLATRSNLAWLHGRNGEPDRAVHELRELLDDRRRVLGPEHPSTLATRFDLAQWRGKSGDIAGATADSELLLTDERRIFGPDDLHTFGAWCHFAKWIGHGGDTARAVAELERLLAEQTRVLGRSNIATLSTRNRLAWWRVQNGETARGIVGFEQVLADRRRILGPDHTDTLRTRYDLARCRGRAGDVPGAVTELERVLADRIRVLGVQHPHTRKTVAELEYWRGST; via the coding sequence GTGGGAGGACGACTCGCGCTGGTGATCGGATCGGAATGCGCTGTGCTGCCGCGCCTTTCGTTTCCGAAACAATTGGCTTGGGACCTGTATTCGAGTTTGAGTGAACGGGGCGCATGGCAACCGGCGACCTCCTATGACGGGCCTATTGTCGATCCGACCGCGACCGAGCTGCTCTCGGCGATGGACGAGGCTTTCCGGTCGGCCTCGACCCGGCAGGCGACCCTGCTGATCAGTTTCGTCGGTCACGGCCGGGCGACGGGTGCTTCGGATTTCTATCTGCTGGCGGTGGACACGCCCGAAGACGTCAACCTGCACAACGCTTTTCATTTGCCGCAGGAAATCCGGGAGCGCTTGAACCGGGCGTCGCTCGACGGTTTGATCGTGCTCGTCGACGCGTGCGAAACCGGGCAGGCGTTCACCGGCGCGGCCACCCGGTGGTTCGATCGGATCGACCAGGCAACCGGCCGTGTGGAGCTGCTGGTCGCGGCCGATGACGGCAGCGCGTACGGCGGCTGCTTCACCCGGACGATGGTGCAGACCTTCGCGACCGGTCTGGACCTGGGCGGGGCGAACCTGTTGCCCTCCGACCTGCGCTCACCGATCGCCACCACGTGTATCGGTCAGCATCCCAGTCACCTCGGCGCGGCTTTCGGCGGCGATGCCGGGCTGTGGCTCGTGCCCAATGTCGCGCGGCATCGCGACGCGGTGGCGGGGCGCCGCGCGGCGGGCCTGGTGGATCAGCTGACCCGCGGCGTCGTGCTGACCGCCACGCTGCGCCGGCGGCTCGAGGATGTGGTGAATGCACGGGGCTGGCGGTTGCGTGCGGTGGTCGGCTCGGCAGGATGCGGGAAGTCGACCTTGATGTCCTTGCTCGTCCGGCCCGATCTGGTGGGTGATCTCGACGACCAGTCCCCGCGCAGCATCACGGCCGCGGTCTTCCTGGACGTGTCGAGTTCGCTCGAGTCGTTCGTGGACGAGCTGGCCACCCAATTGACCGATCGCGTCGCGGGTTTCGCCGCGGCGCGCGAGGAAGTCGAGCGTGCCTACCTGGGTCGTTCCGGGCCCGATATCGACCAGTTCGCGTTGACGGTGACTCAGCCGCTGAGCGGGCTGCGCGAAAAACATCGCATCACGATCGTGGTCGACGGCCTCGACCAGCCGCGACCGGGCACGCGCGAATTCGTCGTCGCCGCCGTCGCCGAGCTGACCACCCGCGCCGATCTCCGCAATGTCCATGTGATCACCGGGATCCGGGAGGGTGCGGGGATCGAACACACCGCCGCGCTCGGCCATATGTGCCGGATCGATCTACAGCCGCCCACCGCCCGGGACATCGCCGGGGTGATCGGCAGAGGGCGAGCCGAATTCGCGCAAGCGCCGTGGGCCGAGTGGATCGGTGACGCGTGGCACCGGCTGGCGGCGCAGGCTCCGGCCGGTGGTTGGCTGCTCGCCCGGCTGCTTGCGGAGATCGTGTATCACCGCGGCGGCGATACCGATGTGCTCGAGGCGGTCGGTCTGACGGGTCTGATCGAGCGTCGTGTCGCGGCGGTGCTGCAAGGGGCCGAGGAGGATTCGGCGACCTTGCCGGTGCTCGGCGTGCTCACCGCGGCCGGCGCGGGTACGGTGCTGCCGATCGAGCTGTTGCGCGCGGCGCTGGCGGATCGGCATATCGCGTTGAGCGAGGCGCGGATTCGGGATCGCGTGGTGGCGTTGGGCGCGCTGATCGCGCGGGGGAGACCCGGTGTGGCGGAGGAGAGCCTGGGCATCGCGCACAGCGCCTTCGTAGCCCCGCTGATGGACGTGTTGCGCGAGAACGGTTTCGACCTGCGCGACGGGCATCGAGCCATCGCCGCGGCGCTGGCGGGCATTACGTCGGTGCAGGCGACCGAGTACGCCAACGGGTCGGCGGTGCGGCACTACCTCGCCTACGGCGATTCCGCCGCGGCGCTGCGGTATCTCGAAAGTCTCGACACCGGACGGGCTTCGGACAACCGCGACCGTTGGGCGGCGTGGTTGCCCGCGTTCCACGAGTCGGCCGATCCGCTCGACGTCCTGCGCGCCCGCTACAACCTCGCCTGGTGGCGCGGGGAAAGCGGCGACAAACAGGCAGCCGTCGAGGACTACGAGCGTTTGCTCGCCGACCGGCGTGTGGCGCTCGGCGACGACCACCCCGAGACCCTCGACACCCGCGACAATCTGGCCTGGTGGCATGGCAAGAACTGCGAGATCGCGCACGCGGTCGCGGAGTATCGGGTGTTGCTCCGCGATCGGCTGCGCGTGCTCGGGTCCGATGATGTGGCCACCTTGCGGGCGCGGGGAAATCTGTCCTACTGGCGTGGCCGCGGCGGCGACTTCGCCGGTGCGATCGCCGATACCGAGGCCCTGCTGCACGACCGTGTCAGGGTGCTCGGCCGCGACGATCCGGACACCCTAGCCACCCGAAGCAATCTCGCGTGGCTGCACGGTCGCAACGGTGAACCCGACCGGGCTGTCCACGAGTTGCGCGAATTGCTCGACGATCGGCGACGGGTGTTGGGCCCGGAGCACCCGAGCACCCTGGCGACCCGCTTCGATCTTGCGCAGTGGCGCGGCAAGAGCGGCGACATCGCCGGTGCCACAGCGGATTCCGAACTGCTGCTGACAGACGAGCGACGAATCTTCGGCCCCGACGATCTGCACACCTTCGGCGCCTGGTGTCATTTCGCCAAATGGATCGGGCACGGCGGGGACACCGCTCGGGCGGTCGCGGAACTCGAGCGGTTGCTGGCCGAGCAGACCCGCGTCCTCGGCAGGTCGAACATCGCCACGCTGTCCACCCGTAACCGGCTGGCCTGGTGGCGGGTGCAGAACGGCGAAACTGCCAGGGGAATAGTCGGTTTCGAGCAGGTGCTGGCCGACCGGCGGCGCATCCTGGGCCCGGACCACACCGATACGCTGCGGACCCGATACGACCTGGCGCGCTGTCGCGGCCGTGCCGGTGATGTGCCGGGTGCGGTCACCGAACTGGAGCGCGTGCTCGCCGATCGGATTCGGGTACTGGGCGTCCAGCACCCGCATACCAGAAAGACCGTCGCCGAGCTCGAATACTGGCGCGGCTCGACGTGA